In one window of Nerophis ophidion isolate RoL-2023_Sa linkage group LG05, RoL_Noph_v1.0, whole genome shotgun sequence DNA:
- the elf2a gene encoding ETS-related transcription factor Elf-2a yields MTSVVVSDGGGNIVEYVTMVEEPQQCEPQPAEEEEEDDEVIQHEVEAVIVGGGDEVEEEEGVEVQDDGCPAVIVEEVPNAQLEECYSAQVLVYDDETYIMQDVADEQEVVTEVAETVEMSGQDVVCFDKTFEAAEALLHMESPGGLHDRNTEDVMMETVVEVSTECGSLEEEESFPIPPDCEPAAKRKRGGGRKIKMHQPTSNGSFDTGMKKRQREGKGNTTYLWEFLLELLQDKNTCPRYIKWMQREKGIFKLVDSKAVSKLWGKHKNKPDMNYETMGRALRYYYQRGILAKVEGQRLAYQFKDMPKNIRIIDDNDEVEDSESMLSSQQSSEILGANASAASHGQQTYVTIIPSNTTTRSIRTMPVVMTNSLGHLTLNSSPVLSTAAGAPVTVASASGAPKLVIQAVPTMLPTGSKAGEKITIITIPANQLAAFMQANQSGQLTQLVQAKPAPTNISQAVTKAATTSMVQLATGTSVPQLILAKPQISVQHVQSPTQLKKPSTAQSNVPSPSSQPAAPEESSAS; encoded by the exons TGTGAGCCACAGCCagctgaggaggaggaggaggatgacgaAGTAATTCAGCATGAGGTAGAGGCAGTAATTGTGGGTGGAGGTGACGAAGTGGAGGAAGAGGAAGGTGTGGAAGTGCAGGATGATGGCTGCCCCGCAGTGATCGTAGAGGAGGTGCCTAATGCACAATTGGAAGAGTGTTACTCTGCACAGGTACTGGTCTATGATGACGAGACTTACATCATGCAAGATGTGGCTGACGAGCAGGAGGTGGTCACAGAAGTGGCAGAGACTG TGGAGATGTCAGGTCAGGACGTGGTTTGTTTTGATAAAACATTTGAAGCAGCTGAAGCTCTTCTGCATATGGAGTCTCCTGGAGGACTGCATGACCGCAATACAG AAGATGTGATGATGGAGACAGTGGTGGAAGTTTCTACAGAGTGTGGATCATTAGAGGAGGAGGAATCCTTCCCAATCCCACCTGATTGTGAACCTGCTGCCAAGAGGAAGAGAGGAG GTGGACGTAAGATAAAGATGCATCAACCTACATCCAATGGCTCCTTTGACACAGGGATGAAAAAGAGGCAGAGGGAGGGAAAAG GAAATACCACCTACCTGTGGGAGTTTCTTCTAGAGCTATTGCAGGACAAAAACACCTGTCCTAGATACATTAAATGGATGCAAAGAGAAAAGGGCATCTTTAAATTGGTTGATTCCAAGGCGGTGTCCAAACTATGGGGAAAACACAAGAACAAGCCTGATATGAACTATGAAACAATGGGCCGAGCCCTAAG ATATTATTACCAGCGTGGCATCCTTGCAAAGGTGGAGGGTCAGAGGTTGGCCTACCAGTTTAAAGACATGCCAAAGAACATTCGAATCATTGATGATAATGATGAAGTTGAAGACAGCGAGAGCATGTTGTCCAGCCAGCAAAGTTCAGAAATCCTGGGTGCAAATGCCTCTGCTGCCTCCCACGGTCAACAAACCTATGTCACCATCATCCCCAGTAATACTACCACCAG GTCCATCCGCACCATGCCTGTGGTGATGACTAACTCTCTTGGCCATCTTACATTAAACTCCTCCCCAGTACTATCCACGGCAGCAGGAGCACCAGTTACAGTAGCCAGCGCTAGTGGCGCTCCAAAACTTGTTATTCAGGCCGTACCCACCATGTTGCCTACTGGCTCCAAAGCAGGTGAAAAAATAACAATTATCACCATCCCAGCAAACCAGCTTGCTGCATTCATGCAGGCAAATCAATCAGGCCAGCTGACCCAGCTCGTACAGGCCAAACCTGCCCCTACAAATATTTCTCAGGCTGTCACGAAAGCAGCCACCACATCCATGGTCCAACTGGCAACGGGCACATCGGTGCCACAGCTCATTCTCGCCAAACCGCAGATTTCTGTGCAGCATGTCCAAAGTCCTACCCAACTAAAGAAGCCTTCCACAGCACAATCAAACGTCCCGTCCCCCTCCAGTCAACCAGCAGCACCAGAAGAAAGCTCAGCTTCCTGA